A region of Streptomyces sp. NBC_01267 DNA encodes the following proteins:
- a CDS encoding FAD-dependent oxidoreductase, translating to MKVIVIGGVAGGMSAATRLRRLDETAEIVVLERGEHVSYANCGLPYYLGGAIDERDALLLQTPESLDARFRIDVRVRHEALAVDRAARTVRVRETVSGREYEESFDRLVLSPGARPFVPDLPGIERARTLRDVTDADRIAELLDGGVRTAVVVGGGFIGVEAAENLRERGLDVTLVELAGQVLPPLDPEMAAPVAARLREHGVRVELGAQPAEVLPDSVVLADGRTLAADLVLLSIGVRPESSLARAAGLETGPRGGIAVDASGRTSDPEIYAVGDAAEKRDALTGEPVLVPLANLANRHGRLVADAIAGREVAAGPATSTAVVRVFDLTAAATGWNEKRLRAAGHPYQAVHLHPGSHAGYYPGASPIALKLLFDPRDQRILGAQAVGSDGVDKRIDVIATAMAGGLTAPALADLELAYAPPYGSAKDPVNMAGMIAENLATGTVRTVQWHELGTDGAVGPVAALVDVRTRAEHARGAIPGAVNIPLDELRDRAAELPDGELIVHCQVGLRGHTAQRLLAGLGRNAANLDGGYATWSAGQAAA from the coding sequence ATGAAGGTCATAGTCATCGGAGGCGTGGCAGGCGGGATGTCCGCTGCCACCCGGCTCCGCCGCCTCGACGAGACGGCGGAGATCGTCGTGCTGGAGCGCGGCGAGCACGTCAGCTACGCCAACTGCGGCCTTCCGTACTACCTCGGCGGCGCCATCGACGAGCGCGACGCCCTGCTGCTCCAGACCCCCGAGTCCCTCGATGCCCGCTTCCGGATCGATGTGCGCGTACGGCACGAGGCGCTGGCCGTGGACCGCGCCGCCCGTACCGTCCGGGTGCGCGAGACGGTGAGCGGCCGGGAGTACGAGGAGTCCTTCGACCGGCTGGTCCTCAGCCCCGGCGCCCGCCCCTTCGTCCCCGACCTGCCGGGCATCGAGCGCGCCCGCACGCTGCGGGACGTGACCGACGCGGACCGGATCGCCGAGCTGCTCGACGGGGGCGTCCGCACGGCCGTCGTCGTGGGCGGCGGCTTCATCGGGGTCGAGGCCGCCGAGAACCTGCGCGAGCGCGGGCTCGACGTCACTCTCGTCGAGCTGGCCGGGCAGGTGCTGCCGCCGCTCGACCCGGAGATGGCCGCCCCGGTCGCCGCCCGGCTGCGGGAGCACGGCGTACGGGTGGAACTGGGCGCCCAGCCGGCCGAGGTACTGCCCGACTCCGTCGTCCTCGCCGACGGCCGCACCCTGGCGGCCGACCTCGTCCTGCTGTCCATCGGGGTGAGGCCCGAGTCCTCGCTCGCCCGCGCCGCGGGTCTGGAGACCGGGCCGCGCGGCGGCATCGCGGTGGACGCCTCGGGGCGTACCAGCGACCCGGAGATCTACGCGGTCGGGGACGCGGCCGAGAAGCGTGACGCGCTGACCGGCGAGCCCGTCCTCGTACCGCTGGCGAATCTCGCCAACCGGCACGGCCGGCTCGTCGCGGACGCCATCGCCGGGCGTGAGGTGGCCGCCGGGCCCGCGACCTCGACCGCGGTGGTGCGGGTCTTCGACCTGACGGCCGCGGCGACGGGCTGGAACGAGAAGCGGCTGCGCGCGGCCGGCCACCCCTATCAGGCGGTGCATCTGCACCCCGGCTCGCACGCCGGTTATTACCCCGGCGCCTCCCCCATCGCGCTCAAGCTGCTCTTCGACCCGCGCGACCAGCGCATCCTCGGCGCCCAGGCGGTCGGCTCGGACGGCGTCGACAAGCGGATCGATGTCATCGCCACCGCGATGGCAGGTGGTCTGACCGCCCCCGCTCTCGCCGATCTGGAGCTCGCGTACGCCCCTCCGTACGGTTCCGCCAAGGACCCGGTGAACATGGCGGGCATGATCGCCGAGAACCTGGCGACCGGTACGGTCCGCACCGTGCAGTGGCACGAGCTGGGCACGGACGGAGCAGTCGGGCCGGTCGCCGCACTGGTGGACGTACGCACCCGCGCCGAGCACGCCCGCGGCGCGATCCCCGGCGCCGTCAACATCCCCCTGGACGAACTGCGCGACCGGGCGGCCGAACTGCCGGACGGCGAGCTGATCGTGCACTGCCAGGTGGGGCTGCGCGGCCACACCGCCCAGCGGCTGCTCGCCGGGCTGGGCCGGAACGCCGCCAATCTGGACGGCGGCTACGCGACCTGGTCCGCGGGTCAGGCTGCCGCCTGA
- a CDS encoding putative immunity protein, with translation MPTDADKIELTEHELREIAGYAAEGARRVLSIFEQRLPTDTRPRDAIDAADAFAGGGLRTSALRQSAWAAYRAAREAAAPAAVDAARAASHAAAAAYLHPKASAHQVKHILGAAAHAARAEELAAGDDPCVAARTLEWARHHAPAAVTAVLGRLPAAPPGGGRVGELIRELDAALRA, from the coding sequence GTGCCGACCGACGCAGACAAGATCGAGCTCACCGAACACGAACTTCGCGAGATCGCGGGTTACGCGGCTGAGGGTGCCCGCAGGGTGCTGTCGATCTTCGAGCAGAGGCTTCCTACTGACACGCGCCCTCGTGACGCCATCGACGCGGCAGACGCTTTCGCCGGGGGCGGTCTGCGTACAAGCGCTCTGCGGCAGAGCGCCTGGGCGGCGTACAGAGCGGCACGAGAAGCCGCTGCACCCGCTGCGGTCGACGCGGCGCGGGCGGCGAGCCATGCGGCGGCTGCGGCATACCTTCATCCCAAGGCAAGCGCTCATCAGGTGAAGCACATTCTCGGCGCGGCAGCGCATGCGGCACGAGCAGAAGAGTTGGCAGCCGGAGACGACCCGTGTGTCGCTGCGCGGACCCTTGAATGGGCACGTCATCACGCACCGGCAGCGGTCACTGCGGTGCTCGGCCGGCTGCCCGCCGCGCCTCCCGGGGGCGGGCGTGTGGGGGAGCTCATTCGCGAGCTGGACGCCGCTCTCCGCGCCTGA
- a CDS encoding rhodanese-like domain-containing protein, whose protein sequence is MTESTTPTLTPAELNARDAVGTLVVDVRAPAEYAAGHLPGAISVPLDALETLLPELREAAAGRDLIVVCAAGQRSATACARLAAAGVTAVGVAGGTHAWRAAGLPLDTAPHSGRAVWAMDRQVRFAAGALVLLGLVTGVRSPRARLLSAGVASGLVYSGLSNTCGMAAVLGKLPFNRPQPTALDSARRALRG, encoded by the coding sequence ATGACCGAGAGCACCACCCCGACCCTCACCCCCGCCGAGCTGAACGCCCGCGACGCCGTCGGCACGCTCGTCGTCGATGTCCGCGCACCGGCCGAGTACGCCGCCGGTCACCTGCCCGGCGCGATCAGCGTTCCGCTGGACGCCCTGGAAACCCTCCTGCCGGAACTGCGCGAGGCCGCTGCCGGGCGGGACCTGATCGTCGTGTGCGCGGCGGGACAGCGGTCGGCCACCGCCTGCGCGCGGCTGGCCGCCGCCGGTGTGACGGCCGTCGGTGTGGCGGGCGGGACCCACGCGTGGCGCGCGGCCGGGCTGCCGCTGGACACGGCGCCGCACAGCGGACGTGCCGTCTGGGCGATGGACCGCCAGGTCCGCTTCGCGGCGGGCGCGCTGGTTCTGCTCGGGCTGGTGACCGGGGTGCGTTCACCACGTGCCAGGCTGCTGTCGGCCGGGGTGGCGTCGGGGCTGGTCTACTCGGGCCTCAGCAACACCTGCGGCATGGCCGCCGTCCTCGGCAAGCTCCCGTTCAACCGGCCGCAGCCCACGGCGCTGGACTCCGCCCGGCGCGCGCTGCGCGGCTGA
- a CDS encoding metal-sensitive transcriptional regulator produces MTPVLNRLRRAQGQLAGVIAMIEAGRDCKDVVTQLAAVSRALDRAGFKIIASGMRDCINTADGETPPLTEAELENLFLALA; encoded by the coding sequence ATGACCCCCGTACTCAACCGGCTGCGTCGTGCCCAGGGCCAGCTGGCCGGGGTCATCGCGATGATCGAGGCGGGCCGGGACTGCAAGGACGTGGTCACCCAACTGGCCGCCGTCTCCCGCGCCCTGGACCGCGCCGGATTCAAGATCATCGCCTCCGGGATGCGGGACTGCATCAACACGGCCGATGGCGAAACGCCCCCGCTCACCGAGGCCGAGCTGGAGAATCTCTTCCTGGCGCTGGCCTGA
- a CDS encoding L,D-transpeptidase, whose amino-acid sequence MISISRHRSPRGSRRSPSSRNPRSAWYRRSRLAAPLALVTAGVLALAACSGGSGGAGGGGGSTKSALPSSAPRAQLVITPKDGAMHVGVSVGAVTAAVAEGALTSVTLTNESSGKAMPGKMSAAQTSWKAGHELTRGTPYVLVAQAKDKSGKTETKTSHFTTVSQADSVIAFYTPDDHTTVGVGMEVSFKLDKPVKNKKAVESAVAITSSNDQLAVGHWFGDQRIDFRPQSYWKPGTTVRVALNLDGVEVSPGVYGVQDRTFSFTVGRSQISTVDAAKQMMTVERAGSPSKTIPVSTGSSGHGTYNGTMVISEQFQQTKMDSTTVGLGDEYNIPDVPHAQRLTNSGTFIHGNYWASTGTFGSAATSHGCIGMHDAQGGTNTSTPAGWFYSNSLVGDVVIVKNSTGGGKVSPDNGLNGWNMSWSAWTAGSAAAAE is encoded by the coding sequence TTGATATCCATCAGCCGTCATCGGAGCCCTCGGGGCTCGCGGCGCTCACCGAGTTCGCGAAACCCCCGGAGCGCCTGGTACCGCCGGAGCCGTCTGGCCGCCCCGCTGGCCCTGGTCACTGCCGGAGTACTGGCGCTCGCCGCCTGTTCCGGCGGTTCGGGCGGCGCGGGCGGCGGCGGGGGCAGTACGAAGTCGGCGCTGCCCAGCAGCGCGCCCCGCGCGCAGCTCGTCATCACTCCGAAGGACGGCGCCATGCACGTCGGAGTCAGCGTCGGCGCGGTCACGGCGGCCGTGGCCGAAGGTGCTCTGACCTCGGTCACCCTGACCAACGAGAGCAGCGGCAAGGCCATGCCCGGCAAGATGTCCGCCGCGCAGACGTCCTGGAAGGCCGGCCACGAACTGACCCGTGGGACGCCGTACGTCCTCGTCGCCCAGGCGAAGGACAAGAGCGGCAAGACCGAGACCAAGACCTCGCACTTCACCACCGTGTCCCAGGCCGACTCGGTGATCGCCTTCTACACGCCGGACGACCACACCACGGTCGGGGTCGGGATGGAGGTCTCCTTCAAGCTCGACAAGCCCGTGAAGAACAAGAAGGCCGTCGAATCCGCCGTCGCCATCACCTCCAGCAACGACCAGCTGGCCGTCGGGCACTGGTTCGGCGATCAGCGGATCGACTTCCGTCCGCAGAGCTACTGGAAGCCCGGTACCACGGTGCGGGTGGCCCTGAACCTGGACGGCGTCGAGGTCTCCCCCGGTGTGTACGGGGTCCAGGACCGGACCTTCTCCTTCACCGTCGGCCGTTCGCAGATCTCCACCGTGGACGCGGCGAAGCAGATGATGACCGTGGAACGGGCCGGGAGCCCGTCCAAGACCATCCCGGTCTCCACCGGCTCCTCGGGCCACGGCACGTACAACGGCACGATGGTGATCTCGGAGCAGTTCCAGCAGACCAAGATGGACAGCACGACGGTCGGGCTCGGCGACGAGTACAACATCCCCGACGTCCCGCACGCCCAGCGGCTGACCAACTCGGGCACGTTCATCCACGGCAACTACTGGGCGTCGACGGGTACTTTCGGCTCCGCGGCCACCAGCCACGGCTGCATCGGGATGCACGACGCCCAGGGCGGCACGAACACCTCCACCCCGGCCGGGTGGTTCTACAGCAATTCGCTGGTCGGCGACGTCGTGATCGTCAAGAACTCGACCGGTGGCGGCAAGGTCTCCCCGGACAACGGCCTGAACGGCTGGAACATGAGCTGGTCGGCCTGGACGGCGGGGAGCGCCGCAGCCGCGGAGTGA
- a CDS encoding DUF1330 domain-containing protein has protein sequence MTAYAVAHLRPADHFAEDVFVYLENIQSTLDPFGGHFLVHGAQLEVREGKWPGTLVVIGFPGIEEARAWYDSPAYQELLPLRTGHVDGDAVLVEGVAPGFDAAASAAHYRDVAQRMNTA, from the coding sequence ATGACCGCGTACGCCGTGGCTCATCTGCGTCCTGCCGACCACTTCGCGGAAGACGTCTTCGTCTACCTGGAGAACATCCAGTCGACGCTGGACCCCTTCGGTGGCCACTTCCTGGTGCACGGCGCCCAGTTGGAGGTGCGCGAGGGGAAGTGGCCCGGGACGCTGGTCGTCATCGGTTTCCCCGGGATCGAGGAAGCCCGCGCCTGGTACGACTCCCCGGCCTACCAGGAGCTGCTGCCGCTGCGCACCGGCCACGTGGACGGGGACGCCGTGCTGGTCGAGGGCGTGGCGCCCGGATTCGACGCGGCGGCGAGCGCGGCCCACTACCGGGACGTCGCGCAGCGCATGAACACGGCCTGA
- a CDS encoding aminoglycoside phosphotransferase family protein yields the protein MIDVPTDFVRSTITREGERGRAWTASLPGLTGELLERWECAVSGPVMHGQVGIVVPVLRADRSRAVLKISFPHPGNVHEPDALAAWAGRGAVRLHARDDARFAMLLEQAEPETLAGLGDMDTALTEAGRLVRELAIPAPAALPGLADRMPEWESRLRAESAESAALLPRRAVQAAVATFRDLGREQPRILLHGDLHYDNILRAEREPWLVTDPKGYAGDPASEAFTLIRTRLGALLTASDPGAAVRRSLDIFADAAGLDRVRVHRWTQARAVLAVFRGREYGDPGWLIEATARVAGLLT from the coding sequence ATGATCGACGTGCCGACGGATTTCGTACGGAGCACCATCACCAGGGAAGGCGAACGGGGCCGGGCCTGGACCGCCTCCCTGCCGGGCCTGACCGGTGAACTCCTGGAACGCTGGGAGTGCGCGGTGTCCGGCCCGGTGATGCACGGCCAGGTCGGGATCGTCGTACCGGTCCTGCGCGCCGACCGGAGCCGCGCGGTCCTGAAGATCTCGTTCCCGCACCCCGGCAACGTGCACGAGCCGGACGCCCTCGCGGCATGGGCCGGGCGCGGCGCCGTACGCCTCCACGCACGGGACGACGCCCGCTTCGCGATGCTGCTGGAACAGGCGGAACCAGAGACGCTTGCCGGTCTCGGCGACATGGACACGGCCCTGACGGAGGCCGGACGGCTGGTCCGCGAGTTGGCGATCCCCGCACCGGCCGCGCTGCCGGGGCTCGCGGACCGGATGCCGGAATGGGAGTCCCGACTACGCGCTGAATCCGCCGAGTCGGCCGCGCTCCTGCCTCGCCGGGCGGTACAGGCGGCTGTGGCGACCTTCCGCGACCTCGGACGCGAGCAACCGCGCATCCTGCTGCACGGGGACCTGCACTACGACAACATCCTGCGCGCGGAGCGCGAACCCTGGCTGGTCACCGACCCGAAGGGCTACGCGGGCGACCCGGCGAGCGAGGCCTTCACCCTGATCCGCACCCGGCTGGGCGCCCTGCTCACCGCGAGCGACCCGGGGGCAGCGGTACGCCGCAGCCTCGACATCTTCGCCGACGCCGCCGGGCTCGACCGCGTCCGCGTCCACCGCTGGACCCAGGCCCGCGCGGTGCTGGCGGTGTTCCGGGGCAGGGAGTACGGCGACCCCGGGTGGCTGATCGAGGCGACGGCGCGCGTGGCGGGACTGCTGACCTGA
- a CDS encoding NAD(P)-dependent alcohol dehydrogenase: MTFTTVAAYAAPAPKAPLERTTVPRRPVGEHDVLIDIKFAGICHSDIHQVREGWGKGLFPMVPGHEIAGIVAEVGPGVTKFAVGDRVGVGCMVDSCRECDNCLAGLEQYCAKGNTGTYNAVDKQGERTYGGYSTHIVVDENYTLRIPEGIALDVAAPLLCAGITTYSPLAHWNAGPGKKVAIVGLGGLGHMGVKIAHAMGAEVTVLSQSLRKQEDGLKLGADHYYATSDPKTFEELKGSLDLIVSTVSAPLPLDSYLSLLKTDGAMVNVGAPEEPVSLNLFSVIGGRKTLAGSGIGGIRETQEMLDFCAEHGFGAEIEVIAADGINEAYERVLASDVRYRFVIDTATI; this comes from the coding sequence ATGACTTTCACCACCGTCGCCGCGTACGCAGCCCCCGCTCCGAAGGCCCCGCTGGAGCGCACCACCGTGCCGCGCCGTCCGGTCGGAGAACACGACGTACTGATCGACATCAAGTTCGCCGGTATCTGCCACTCCGACATCCACCAGGTCCGTGAGGGCTGGGGCAAGGGACTGTTCCCGATGGTCCCCGGCCACGAGATAGCCGGAATCGTCGCCGAGGTCGGTCCGGGCGTCACCAAGTTCGCCGTCGGTGACCGGGTCGGCGTCGGCTGCATGGTCGACTCCTGCCGCGAGTGCGACAACTGCCTGGCGGGCCTGGAGCAGTACTGCGCGAAGGGCAACACCGGCACGTACAACGCCGTCGACAAGCAGGGCGAGCGCACCTACGGCGGGTACTCCACCCACATCGTCGTCGACGAGAACTACACCCTGCGCATCCCCGAGGGCATCGCGCTCGACGTGGCCGCGCCGCTGCTCTGCGCGGGCATCACCACCTACTCGCCGCTCGCCCACTGGAACGCGGGCCCCGGCAAGAAGGTCGCCATCGTCGGCCTGGGCGGCCTCGGACACATGGGCGTCAAGATCGCGCACGCGATGGGCGCCGAGGTGACCGTACTGAGCCAGTCGCTGCGCAAGCAGGAGGACGGGCTGAAGCTGGGCGCCGACCACTACTACGCGACCAGCGACCCCAAGACCTTCGAGGAGCTCAAGGGCTCCCTGGACCTGATCGTCTCCACGGTCTCCGCTCCGCTCCCGCTCGACTCGTACCTGAGCCTGCTGAAGACGGACGGTGCGATGGTCAACGTGGGCGCCCCCGAGGAGCCCGTCTCGCTCAACCTCTTCTCCGTCATCGGCGGACGCAAGACCCTCGCCGGGTCCGGGATCGGTGGTATCCGCGAGACCCAGGAGATGCTGGACTTCTGCGCGGAGCACGGCTTCGGCGCGGAGATCGAGGTGATCGCCGCGGACGGGATCAACGAGGCGTACGAGCGGGTGCTGGCCAGCGATGTCAGGTACCGCTTCGTGATCGACACCGCGACGATCTGA
- a CDS encoding ABC transporter permease produces MFFTYLRRELRRRRKAALVVASGLALGIALVIVVSSVSSGMGQAQDKVLQSLYGLGTDMTVTKAEAPAGTTGSNARPKFEFGAKGNSDDTKQSSDRVMVQGFQTLASSTVDKVGTQSGVSGAVGGLSLNVLKVNGQFKRGEYKQQPGGDTGEGGRRGGSTGAPRGEVQGGGANFDVDSYTVFGTDVAHLGLGPLTSSKITSGRTFTSSETDAEVAVADSSYADKKKLKVGSTVTISSVKYKIVGIATPDSGDAAANLYLPLKQAQTLADAKDKVTTVYVKAADSKKISGVKSTIQKNVPGTTVTTSADLADTVSGSLSTASNLATNVGKWLSIAVLVAAFLVAGLLTSSAVSRRVREFGTLKALGWKSGRVTRQVVGEALVNGLLGGVLGIALGLAGAYLVTAISPTLSASVASSGGGMRGGFGGGGGFGGGGGGFGAGRQAASKALDISLTAPVSLSTIGVAVALAVAGGLIAGGFGGWRASRLRPADALRRVE; encoded by the coding sequence ATGTTCTTCACCTACCTCCGGCGCGAGCTGCGCCGACGCAGAAAGGCGGCGCTCGTCGTCGCCTCGGGGCTGGCCCTCGGTATTGCGCTGGTCATCGTCGTCAGCTCGGTCTCCTCAGGGATGGGCCAGGCACAGGACAAGGTCCTTCAGTCGCTGTACGGCCTCGGTACGGACATGACCGTCACCAAGGCCGAGGCGCCCGCCGGAACCACCGGGAGCAACGCCCGGCCCAAGTTCGAGTTCGGCGCCAAGGGCAACAGCGACGACACGAAGCAGAGCAGCGACCGGGTGATGGTGCAGGGCTTCCAGACCCTGGCCTCGTCGACCGTCGACAAGGTCGGTACGCAGAGCGGCGTCTCGGGCGCCGTCGGCGGGCTGAGCCTGAACGTGCTGAAGGTCAACGGGCAGTTCAAGCGCGGCGAGTACAAGCAGCAGCCCGGCGGCGACACCGGCGAGGGCGGTCGGCGCGGCGGCTCCACCGGCGCCCCGCGCGGTGAGGTCCAGGGCGGCGGAGCCAACTTCGACGTCGACTCCTACACCGTGTTCGGCACCGACGTCGCCCACCTCGGCCTCGGCCCGCTGACCTCCTCGAAGATCACCTCGGGGCGTACGTTCACCAGCTCGGAGACCGACGCCGAGGTCGCCGTCGCCGACTCCTCGTACGCCGACAAGAAGAAGCTCAAGGTCGGCAGCACCGTCACGATCTCCTCGGTGAAGTACAAGATCGTGGGCATCGCGACCCCCGACAGCGGTGACGCCGCCGCCAATCTGTACCTCCCGCTGAAGCAGGCCCAGACGCTGGCCGACGCCAAGGACAAGGTCACCACGGTCTACGTCAAGGCCGCCGACTCGAAGAAGATCTCCGGCGTCAAGTCGACGATCCAGAAGAACGTTCCGGGCACCACGGTCACCACGTCCGCCGATCTCGCGGACACCGTCTCCGGTTCCCTCTCCACCGCCTCCAACCTCGCCACCAACGTCGGCAAGTGGCTGTCGATCGCGGTCCTCGTCGCCGCCTTCCTGGTGGCCGGGCTGCTCACCTCGTCGGCCGTCAGCCGCCGGGTACGGGAGTTCGGCACGCTCAAGGCGCTCGGCTGGAAGAGCGGCCGGGTCACCCGCCAGGTGGTGGGTGAGGCGCTCGTCAACGGCCTGCTCGGCGGGGTCCTCGGCATCGCGCTCGGGCTGGCCGGCGCGTACCTGGTGACCGCCATCAGCCCGACCCTCAGCGCCTCGGTCGCCTCCTCCGGCGGCGGTATGCGCGGCGGCTTCGGCGGGGGCGGTGGCTTCGGCGGCGGTGGCGGCGGCTTCGGTGCCGGGCGGCAGGCCGCGTCGAAGGCCCTGGACATCTCGCTGACCGCACCGGTCTCCCTCTCCACCATCGGGGTGGCCGTGGCACTCGCCGTGGCGGGCGGCCTCATCGCGGGCGGCTTCGGCGGCTGGCGCGCCTCCCGGCTGCGCCCCGCGGACGCCCTGCGCCGCGTCGAGTAG
- a CDS encoding L,D-transpeptidase — MEKRVMTESRRRKGLMAASALLGGVLVLSACSGGDSKAGAADSSKKSSQSAVDEAAAKDTSDARIAITPKNGANNAGINKDAKVAVTSGKLTQVSMTTAGGTAVKGTIAADGLSWKPDAQLDRSTTYKIAVTAADAKGRQAHENSSFTTVSPTNSFIGNFTPEDGSTVGVGMPVSINFDKAITNKKAVEDAVKVTSSSGQEVVGHWFSPTRLDLRPDQYWKEGSTVTMKLALDGVEGASGVTGVQDKTVTFKIGRNQVSVVDAAAHTMKVMQDGKTIRTIPISAGSPDHTTYNGQMVISEKYKQTRMDGSTVGFTNADGKGEYDIKDVPHAMRLSSSGTFIHGNYWGAKSLFGSANTSHGCVGLSDTKGANDPNTAASWFYNHSLIGDVVVVKNSNDKTIQPDNGLNGWNLNWSAWKAGSAA; from the coding sequence ATGGAGAAGCGTGTGATGACGGAAAGTAGGCGGCGCAAGGGCCTGATGGCTGCGTCCGCACTGCTCGGCGGCGTACTGGTGCTGTCGGCCTGCAGTGGAGGCGACAGCAAGGCCGGTGCCGCGGACAGTTCGAAGAAGTCCTCGCAGAGCGCGGTCGACGAGGCCGCGGCGAAGGACACCTCCGACGCCCGAATAGCGATCACGCCCAAGAACGGCGCGAACAACGCCGGTATCAACAAGGACGCGAAGGTCGCCGTCACCTCGGGCAAGCTGACCCAGGTCTCGATGACCACGGCGGGCGGCACGGCTGTCAAGGGCACCATCGCGGCCGACGGCCTGAGCTGGAAGCCGGACGCCCAGCTCGACCGCTCCACCACGTACAAGATCGCTGTCACGGCCGCCGACGCCAAGGGCCGTCAGGCACACGAGAACTCGTCGTTCACCACGGTCTCGCCGACCAACAGCTTCATCGGCAACTTCACGCCCGAGGACGGTTCGACCGTCGGCGTGGGCATGCCGGTGTCGATCAACTTCGACAAGGCGATCACCAACAAGAAGGCTGTCGAGGACGCCGTCAAGGTGACGTCGAGCAGCGGCCAGGAAGTCGTCGGGCACTGGTTCAGCCCCACCCGGCTGGACCTCCGCCCGGACCAGTACTGGAAGGAAGGCTCGACCGTCACCATGAAGCTCGCCCTCGACGGTGTCGAGGGTGCCAGCGGAGTGACGGGTGTCCAGGACAAGACGGTCACCTTCAAGATCGGCCGCAACCAGGTCTCCGTCGTGGACGCCGCCGCGCACACGATGAAGGTCATGCAGGACGGCAAGACGATCAGGACCATCCCGATCTCGGCCGGCTCCCCGGACCACACCACGTACAACGGCCAGATGGTGATCTCCGAGAAGTACAAGCAGACCCGGATGGACGGCTCGACCGTCGGCTTCACCAACGCGGACGGCAAGGGCGAGTACGACATCAAGGACGTCCCGCACGCCATGCGGCTGTCCAGCTCCGGCACCTTCATCCACGGCAACTACTGGGGCGCCAAGTCCCTCTTCGGCAGCGCCAACACCAGCCACGGCTGTGTGGGGCTCTCCGACACCAAGGGTGCGAACGACCCCAACACCGCGGCCTCGTGGTTCTACAACCACTCGCTCATCGGTGACGTGGTCGTCGTGAAGAACTCCAACGACAAGACGATCCAGCCCGACAACGGCCTCAACGGCTGGAACCTGAACTGGTCGGCGTGGAAGGCCGGTTCGGCCGCCTGA
- a CDS encoding ABC transporter ATP-binding protein translates to MYELSGVTKRYQRGKKTVDALAGVDLTIEDGGRLVIQGPTGGGKSTLLQMLGGLDRPTAGSVVLDGVDLGTLSESRLTKVRAENIGFVFQSFNLIPTLTAQENVETALVPLSVKGPERRRRAAEALESVGLTERFGHLPSEMSGGQQQRVAIARALVKNPKVLLADEPTGNLDEGMRDEIMEVLEGLWKDHGLTFVMVTHDTALARRAPRVATIRKGKVTITENAAAGRS, encoded by the coding sequence ATGTATGAACTCAGCGGAGTCACCAAGCGCTACCAGCGCGGCAAGAAGACCGTCGACGCGCTCGCCGGAGTCGATCTGACCATCGAGGACGGCGGCCGTCTGGTCATCCAGGGCCCCACCGGGGGCGGGAAATCCACCCTCCTCCAGATGCTCGGCGGCCTGGACCGGCCGACCGCGGGCAGCGTCGTACTCGACGGGGTGGACCTCGGGACGCTCAGCGAGTCCAGGCTCACCAAGGTGCGCGCCGAGAACATCGGCTTCGTCTTCCAGTCCTTCAACCTGATCCCGACCCTCACCGCGCAGGAGAACGTCGAGACCGCGCTCGTCCCGCTCTCCGTCAAGGGCCCCGAGCGGCGCCGGAGGGCCGCCGAGGCGCTGGAGTCCGTGGGGCTGACGGAGCGCTTCGGGCACCTCCCCTCCGAGATGTCCGGCGGCCAGCAGCAGCGTGTCGCCATCGCCCGCGCCCTGGTCAAGAACCCCAAGGTGCTGCTCGCCGACGAGCCCACCGGCAACCTCGACGAGGGGATGCGCGACGAGATCATGGAGGTGCTGGAAGGGCTGTGGAAGGACCACGGGCTGACCTTCGTCATGGTCACCCACGACACCGCCCTCGCCCGCCGCGCCCCGCGCGTCGCCACCATCCGCAAGGGCAAGGTGACGATCACGGAGAACGCGGCGGCGGGCCGGTCGTAG